The following are encoded in a window of Spirochaetaceae bacterium genomic DNA:
- a CDS encoding flavin reductase family protein, which yields MAIDRDAQRRIMGHFATGVTVITTGDRSGAEWGMTANSVTSLSLDPPLVLFAIDRRNRMIEQLAATAAFAINILRADQEALSQRFAAPGPKDFAGIDIDFGVSGAPVFADCLGFLDCAVHERLPGGDHEIVVGKVVGGALSGGRPLLFYGGGYNRIAHAPPRAGARTYTLEESYNHFAAF from the coding sequence ATGGCGATTGACCGCGACGCTCAGCGCCGCATCATGGGCCACTTCGCCACCGGCGTCACGGTGATCACCACCGGCGACCGGTCCGGGGCCGAGTGGGGCATGACCGCCAACTCCGTCACCTCGCTGTCGCTCGATCCGCCGCTGGTGCTGTTCGCCATCGATCGGCGCAACCGGATGATCGAGCAGCTCGCCGCCACGGCGGCGTTCGCCATCAACATCCTGCGCGCCGACCAGGAGGCGCTTTCGCAACGGTTCGCCGCCCCCGGCCCGAAGGATTTTGCCGGGATCGACATCGACTTCGGTGTCAGCGGCGCGCCGGTATTCGCCGATTGCCTCGGGTTCCTGGACTGCGCGGTGCACGAGCGGCTGCCGGGCGGCGACCATGAAATCGTGGTCGGCAAGGTGGTCGGCGGTGCCCTGAGCGGCGGCAGGCCGCTGCTGTTCTACGGCGGCGGCTACAACCGCATCGCCCATGCCCCGCCTCGGGCCGGGGCGCGCACCTACACCCTCGAAGAGAGCTACAACCACTTCGCCGCGTTCTGA